In one Polaribacter sp. ALD11 genomic region, the following are encoded:
- a CDS encoding carboxy terminal-processing peptidase, giving the protein MKVTNKISITLIAFLMLFTSVYAKTDIKNSDPEKDKILVYVLKNILTRGHFLVKDMNDDFSEQVFKSFIDGLDPSKRYFTQKDIKEFSKYKYEIDNQLLKDDVSFYNLVYSNFTEKIKTAKSYYGELLAQPFNFNKNETIDLDYDKVPFAKNENELVNYWRKQLKLNVLSRVQGKLEKQEAKGKKDKKFKKKSFKALEEEARAEVLKNMDELYLRIEELEHEDWFSTFLNSVVGAFDPHTTYMAPRTKERFDQDMSGKLEGIGARLLKKGIYTEIFELVSGGPAWKQGDLEAGDIILEVAQGDEEPLDIVGMRLDDAIKFIKGKKGTEVRLTVKKKMDGSTRVISIIRDVVELEETFVKSTIVEKEGKKYGLIDLPRFYIDFSDSNSRDSAKDMEKEIARLKSENVSGLLIDLRNNGGGSLKTAIEIAGLFITEGPVVQVKYRGQEPVVKNDVDPEMQWEGSVVVLVNELSASASEIFAAAMQDYGRAVIIGGNQTYGKGTVQSVIPINNFYPKYEEDLGAIKMTIQKFYRVNGGSTQIEGVYSDIAMPDRYSYMNFGERDLDGALIWDKVPQANYTKTNSYENFSDVVNESKNRIASDTKFKLINEYAKWLKKNQEDTSYSLNFKDFSKESELLEKASKKYTDAFKYESNLSFQSPKYEFPLIEKDSVLADKRNAWHKSLAKDIYVAEALNVLKELKLKNTTEIVKH; this is encoded by the coding sequence ATGAAAGTAACAAATAAAATAAGCATTACATTAATAGCATTCTTAATGTTATTTACATCGGTTTATGCAAAAACTGATATAAAAAACTCAGATCCAGAGAAAGACAAAATCTTAGTTTATGTTCTAAAAAATATTTTAACTAGAGGTCATTTCCTAGTAAAAGATATGAATGATGATTTTTCTGAACAAGTTTTTAAAAGTTTTATTGATGGTTTAGATCCAAGTAAACGTTATTTTACTCAAAAAGACATCAAAGAGTTTTCTAAATACAAGTATGAGATTGACAATCAATTATTAAAAGATGATGTGTCTTTTTACAATTTGGTCTATAGTAATTTTACTGAAAAAATTAAGACAGCTAAATCTTATTATGGAGAATTATTAGCACAACCTTTCAATTTTAATAAAAATGAAACGATAGATCTCGATTATGATAAAGTTCCTTTTGCTAAAAACGAAAACGAACTAGTTAACTACTGGCGTAAACAGTTAAAATTAAATGTATTAAGCAGGGTTCAAGGTAAACTAGAAAAACAAGAGGCTAAAGGTAAAAAAGATAAGAAGTTTAAGAAAAAATCTTTTAAAGCTCTAGAAGAAGAAGCAAGAGCAGAGGTTTTAAAAAATATGGATGAGCTGTATTTAAGAATTGAAGAACTAGAGCATGAAGACTGGTTTTCTACATTTTTAAATAGTGTTGTTGGTGCTTTTGATCCTCACACAACCTATATGGCGCCTAGAACAAAAGAACGTTTTGACCAAGATATGTCTGGTAAATTAGAAGGAATTGGAGCACGTCTATTAAAAAAAGGAATTTATACAGAAATTTTTGAATTGGTTTCTGGAGGTCCTGCTTGGAAGCAAGGAGACCTAGAAGCGGGTGATATTATTTTAGAAGTTGCACAAGGAGACGAAGAACCCTTAGATATCGTTGGTATGCGTTTAGATGATGCTATTAAATTTATTAAAGGAAAGAAAGGAACTGAAGTACGATTAACTGTTAAGAAAAAAATGGATGGCTCTACAAGAGTAATTTCTATCATTAGAGATGTGGTAGAGTTAGAAGAAACTTTTGTAAAATCTACCATAGTAGAAAAAGAGGGAAAAAAATATGGTTTAATAGATTTACCTAGGTTTTATATCGATTTCTCTGATAGTAACTCTAGAGATTCTGCAAAGGACATGGAAAAAGAAATAGCACGTTTAAAAAGTGAAAATGTTTCTGGCTTGTTAATCGACTTGAGAAATAATGGTGGTGGTTCTTTAAAGACTGCTATTGAAATTGCAGGTTTATTTATTACAGAAGGTCCTGTTGTTCAAGTAAAATATAGAGGGCAAGAACCAGTTGTAAAAAATGATGTAGACCCTGAAATGCAGTGGGAAGGTTCTGTAGTCGTTTTAGTAAATGAATTATCCGCATCAGCTTCAGAAATTTTTGCTGCAGCAATGCAAGATTATGGACGCGCTGTAATTATAGGAGGAAATCAGACTTACGGAAAAGGTACTGTACAGAGTGTAATTCCTATTAATAATTTTTACCCGAAGTACGAAGAAGATTTAGGTGCAATAAAAATGACGATTCAGAAATTCTACAGAGTTAATGGTGGCTCTACACAAATTGAAGGTGTCTATTCTGACATTGCAATGCCAGATAGATATAGTTATATGAATTTTGGAGAAAGAGATTTAGATGGCGCTTTAATTTGGGACAAAGTTCCGCAAGCAAATTACACCAAAACAAACTCTTATGAGAACTTCTCTGACGTTGTAAATGAAAGTAAAAATAGAATAGCATCAGACACAAAATTTAAGTTGATAAATGAGTATGCTAAATGGCTGAAGAAAAACCAAGAAGACACTTCTTATTCTCTTAATTTTAAAGATTTTTCTAAAGAAAGTGAGTTGTTAGAAAAAGCTTCAAAAAAATACACAGATGCTTTTAAATATGAATCTAACCTTAGCTTTCAGTCTCCTAAATACGAATTTCCTTTAATAGAA